The sequence below is a genomic window from Myxococcus guangdongensis.
GCATGCGGATCATGCCCGCCCTGCGGGCCATACGACAGGAGGACACTCGCTGACTGGCGCGACACCTGCCTTGTTGAGTTCCAGCGACTTCGCAGGTGTCACGGCCGTGGCCGCCATGCTCGACCGGCCTCTGCACCATGCCCCCGTGGTCCAATTCGCCCCCCAAAGCTGGCGCACCATGGGGGGCGTGGAGTTGCGGTCCCCGGAGGGGGAGTGCTCCTGCCTCGAAACGCTCTCATTGGCTGGCTATTGCCGGGCCCCTGAGGCCATCAGTTGGCGGACATCGGCATCACGCATGCCCGACTGGTCACAGACGCTTGACGTTCGTTGCCTGCGGCGGGCCCTGCTGCCCCTCTTTGATGTCGAAAGAGACCTGCTGGCCCACTTCAAGGGGTTTGAATCCATTGCTTTCGAGGGCGGAGCAATGCACGAAAACGTCGCTCCCGTTCTCGGCGGTGATGAAGCCAAAACCCTTGTCCGGGTTGTAGAACTTCACGGTTCCGGTCTGCATGGTGTCGTCCCTTTGCGTTGCACCTGGGGTAATCCAGGTTGGTTGTCTTGAACACGCGAGCTGTTGAAGCGGAGCCACTCCGACCTGAAGTCGCATGAGTCCGCCCCTTCTGTCTGGGCATGAGCGACTCTCCCGCCCATCCGCCTTCCTCCTCCGCGCCGCTGTCCTTAGTCACCACCATCAGGCTGTCTCTCGCGGGCAGCCTCGTCATCGCCGCCTTGAGCGCGGGCGGCACCTAAGTCGCGGTAACAGTCGGAGTATGGGGAACAAATGCCTCATGCTCCGTGTAATGTCAATCAGCCTTGGCCTTCTGGACATGTGGCTGCGTTGGCGGCCATGTCACATTGGACACTGCTGACTCGCTCAAACTCCGGTCAGTTCTTGTCCGGAGCAGGCTACTGAACCCGAGGAGAGCGGAGGCGAATCGTGCGAGTCCGCGGTAGCAGCGGCCTGCTTGTTGTTGTGGGTGAGCAGACTGCGGCACTTCAAGAGTCAGGACAGGGAGCGCTCGACGATCCATCGGTGAGTCTCCTTCTGCGGCCCCCCTTTTCTACTCCAGCAAGTATGGCCTGAGTTCCTCTTTGATGCCTCGGAGGTAGCCCGTCCGAGCCGGCGCGAAATCGCCGACCCCTGCTGCGGGGGACATGTTGAGCTTCGAGCTGGGCGCGTTGCTGTCGCCGGTTGTCGAGGTTTGCTCAATCGGGCCCCGCTGTCAGTT
It includes:
- a CDS encoding cold-shock protein, which translates into the protein MQTGTVKFYNPDKGFGFITAENGSDVFVHCSALESNGFKPLEVGQQVSFDIKEGQQGPPQATNVKRL